Below is a genomic region from Sander vitreus isolate 19-12246 chromosome 15, sanVit1, whole genome shotgun sequence.
GAATTCATATAATTTACTAAATATACCCGACAGGTAAAAAAACCCATTATTGATGCAGTTAATTGTCGTTATGAGTTATTTATGGTTGACAACAAAACACTTGTTCTGACCTCCAAATGTTCACCTGACAGCATTAATTAGCATTAGTTCTGAGTAGAGGACCTGTTTTGGGAGGCATGTGTCAGGCATTTGTATTACATTGCCTGTCGATCTCGTTTGGTGTTTAATGTTGGTGGTGGCAATTATGTCAATGTTTGCATCCTCAAGAACACTATTGTCACACTGAATATCCTTTGGAGTGTGGCGATTTTCTTTGGGTTAATGCTAACCTGGCACAGACATGGAAGACACATGAGGAGCATCACCTAACCAAGGGAGATGTGTGGGATTGGACAGGACCGATAAGCGCTCCGCTGGGGTGACAGCGCAGAATTGCAGATTGGGGCATTCAGAGGCACAGCGATGTGAGCAGGGCCTGGCGTGTAACACAACACAGGAGGGCTTCCTCCACCTTCGGTCATTGTAGCAATTCACCGGTTGACTCATGAGTGACCCTACTAGGGGCTAAACTGCAGACAGCATCACTCTTGGGAAGCTTTGGTAGTTAGTGCTGCACAGGGTCACCACCTTGCCATGGTGGAGAAGCTGATAAACTGACAGACACAATCTGGTATAACCACAAATACTGTTACTGTaatttaattagctttgtaatGATTAAAGCCCTAATGAACTGCCAGTCAATTTTCAGGACTCCACAAATGTTTCTCATAGCATACTGAACCAAAGACTGCCTGTGGAAGAAAGGAAAAGCTTAACCCAACTGTAAAACAGaacatccaaaaaaaaacatttaaaccaaattgtgtgacatttaaaaaaaaaaaaaaaatagaaattgttGCAtagtttttcccccccccccctcttttttATACACAGGACACATGAATGCCTCTTGACAAAACTACCAGTTTCATTTTTCACAGTACATATGCAACACTCCATTTTCTTAGCAATGAAAACGATTAAAAACACGGCAGACTTGTTTTTTTAGTTATCCCAACCATTTATTTTGGACAGATTTTAACCCAAGTGAGGTCTTACATAaaacttttgaaaaacaaaaataagcgCAGGAACATAAAAATGTAGGATTGGAGGTTTGTAAACCTCAGATGTAAATATTATTTCCATTTATATTTTTCCGATTAGAATGGACTTTCGGCTCATTCAGAGTTCCTGTTCTGGAAACCCCCCTCCGGATGGAAAGGAGGGAGACCGGAAAGAAGGGGTAAGTGAAGAGAGCAGAGCTGTGGGTGTTTCCAGGTTTACATGGCAAAGAGGATGAGGAACGCCACCATCAGACAGAAGAGACCCATAGCCTCAGACAGAGCAAAACCTAGGATGGCGTAGGAGAAGAGCTGCTGCTTCAGGGAGGGGTTCCTGTGGAGAAGGTCACAAAGTTGCACAGTCAAATACACAGCTAATTGAAGGTTTATGTTACTacaatcaaaacaaagaacaggcATTTGCAACAATTTTGCAGGGGTGGACACAAATCTGCAGTTTTTAcacaatgttaaaaatgttaacatcCCAACAGTGTCAGTGGTTTGTATGCAAACATTTAAAGCCCAAGTGAaatcactagggttgggtaccgaaaccagtaatacaaaagtaattttaaaaagtatcgttttagcaccggtatcggaaagaATCCAAACCATACCCAACCCTAGACCAAATGAGCCGAgctaaaaatatgaaataaaaaaaattaaaaaaaacggaCGTGCTTTAGCGGTCTAATGCCTAAACCGAATTTCATGCGATTAATACAAAGCCATTAGACTCATACGAGATGAGCCAGACATGTCCAGAATCGATCGCCACACAATACATGTCAGTTAGAATAAagtctagggttgggtaccgagacctGGTGCTAAaatggcaccggtgccttaacgaccggcATCTACTGGACCAAAATAGTAAAGCGGATTTGGGTGCGACTTAAATGCCTGCACtgccctctgatgctccgaaacagtTCTAGGCaaaagaaacattgctgcatgtgacgctagttaacctTACACTAGCAGCAGGTAAGGTtaacctaccgttagctagcagctggcttAAACCCTGTTAATATGCTGACAGCTAAAATGGTGTACAGTGCGACTGTATTTCACACACAATTTGAAGATTTTTTCTGCTAATACGTGCGGCTGATGGTGCCGTTTAGTAGTCAGAGGTATTGAATACCTCCATATTACAGATCATAAACTACAGTTTACTGTACGTTTAAAGTGGACTGTTTTATATATTAAGTATTCAGCAACACAGACTTTTGTTAAGTGGTATGTGAGGATTCTTAATATCTGTACAGATGTGAAGCCCTGACAAAACCTCACTATCAATACTGAAAGTTGTCTTGTATTTCTTTCCTCTGTTTGACCACTaggtttttaatttattatgtaATTTGAGGAAGACCGCTCTGATCCCCTGATttatacacaaataaaaatcagTACAATCAGTTTAACTAAAATGAATGACTGATTCCTTCGATTAAAAATATTTGGATGGTATTTAAAATAAAGCACCTGTTTAAGGCAATGTTATCACAACATCTCCCAACCAGTCACCGCCAGACTGTTCCAACCTGGCTAAGGCTAATTGCGGTAACCTAAAGGAACCAGGGGTTTCCCCCAGCTACGGTTCAGTGCCACAAAGCTGGTAACGTTACACCCATCTACAAGAGAAGTCTGTCTGTGTTACGCAATTTCAACCGATCTTACGAGTTTTAGGTACAGTTGCTAGTGCGTGACATGCACAGCAAACAACCAATCAATGTTGATCAATACATCGAGCAACCAAAGCTCCTGCTAGTTTATGACTACAACCTGAAAATGAGGGGAGCAACATAAGCAAGCCCTTTATGTCCAATGCTAACTACATTCATCCTCTGACAAAAATCACTTAAATCTGCCCCAAATGGTTGTGATTGGCAACCACCATTTGCAGGTTCTCTCCGGCTGGAAACTcatctaaaaataaaattacaaacCCAAGGGAGTGTGCGAGACttatctgccagagcaaatgaaacatgagctCGGCAGATTCGTCTGGTTCCGAGGCTACGTTTACAGGGCACATACTGTAGATTTACATTTGTTGAAAACTGCATTTCTGAAAAGTAATCCCATTTTACATTGGCCCAAATCTGTAATCCTTAGATCCACGAGTCTAACCACATGCCAGTCAAGCTACACCAGCTGGCTAGTTTATTTTACTTCACATGGAATGACAACTATGAAAGTAATTATTTTACTATACTAATTTATTCTTTTAATCTGTGCGAACAAAATGTGGTAATGGTATTAGCGCTTTTCTACCTTACCAGACAAAGcactttacaatttgcctctcaatctctcacacacacacacaggtgctggCCTGCCATGGGGTGCAACTTTGAGTTCAGTGTcatgtcttgctcaaggacacttttcTAAGTTTCTGTTAGTGTCGCTGGCCAGCTTTGCGCTGTAGCTCAGTGGGCAGCTGCAACACCAGGTCTCATTCATAATGAATGTCAATGTTTAAGCTTCCTGGTGTTTTGAAAGTAAAACTATCCTATTGTTTTTAGATTTAGACACACACTTGCCCAGTCAGCATTTTATTTTCTGCTAGATTAAAAATCTAGTTCTTATCTGAATTGCTTGAAGGGACCATGCAATAGGTTAGTGATTGCAGAAATGGTGCGGGAAGCGGGATGTCCCATGTAAACACGCCCAGCATCTCAGGTAAATGTTTGGAAaggcttttaaaagaaaagaaaaaaaggtcacGGATTGTCTCTCAAGTAACTGTTCTTAAAGATGAATTAAGTGATATCAGGGATTGTCAAAGATGTAAACACTGAGCAACACTAGGGCTGAACGGAGAAAATCCTCCAaatggctgatcagttaaaaacCTTACCTGGCATAGCCAATGATAAGGCTGCCGAACACTGTTCCGATTCCAGCCCCTGAGCCGGCCACACCCACTGTGGCAGCACCAGCACCAATAAACTTGGCGGCAGTGTCAATGTCCCGGGACACAGCGCTGGTCTGGAAGGAGCGGGTCAGGACTGTGGACTGGCTGACAGGCAACAGGGCCTGAGAGGAGGtagtaaaggagaaaaaaaatatactatAAAAATTATAATTCTAATGCATCCACTGTATGTCAGCGATAACAGTACCTTGTACCACAGTGGAATTTGACCTACTGCAGTGAAACTAGATGTGAGGGGTGCAAGCACACACCAAAATCATGATTCCAATTCCACTAAAGAAATACAATGGTAAGATGGCAGATAAATTGTGACGCTGGAAACCATTAGTAAACTACATACGCATTCATAGATATGTTGCTTAATAGTGCAGCATCCTTTCACACCACAGCTATTTAGTCAGAATCTGTGTAAGACACTGCAATAGTGATTATATTGGTCATCCCTATGCACATCCCAGTATTTGTCAGGTGTGTTGACAAGAAGGCAAAAGCCATTTTAGCACAATTAGGTGCAGGATTATTGAAGTTCAAAGAACTGACCTGCTGCTCCACTGTGGCTTCAGGTCTGTTGAAGAGGGAGACTGAGACTGGCCGGGCGAGGACTCTGGACCCCCCACGCagctacaaacaaaacaaaaccatattAGCACACTTCCACAATGTGTCACCcttaatacattttctattgcaaagaccaaaaacaaaataccaaaactaaCAATCAACATTTCACATGTACTACATACTTAAGTTAACTGATGTAATAGAATTACATTAAATTGTGTATTTTTGGAAATTTAAGGTATATAGTGTGCTTAAAAATGGAAATTTTCTATAagatttcattatttaaaatacTTAACTATTTGAACCTTCCCTGGGGTTGAAAATAGTACAATATGTCAACTGAGACGAGACTTATGAAGTGCATCAAGAGAATTTGTTTAAGGCGAAGTTGTGATTAATTACCAAATTAAATCCATCACACTGAATACATTTAGTAAACCATATTCTTAATATACTTTAGTCAACTTTTATTACACTCCATAACCGCTCTAACACCAGATTGTTAATATGATGACATTAACCCCCCCGTCCTTCAAGTCTGACAATTCTATTTGATCAATAAATGAACACACCGTTGCAGCTACATATACACATTGTGAGTCGATGTGATCTGTAAATCTGTAGAGATTTTGTAACACCGTTTCTACCATCCATCCCATAATCTCTGGTTATAATTGGCCCATTGTCAGCAATTTTGCAAAGCAGTGAACGAGACTGAAAATATAGCATTTCTGCATCAATTTCCCTTTGAGCTCACCCATAGAACTACATTATGACTACCCAACTTGCACTCCTTTTAACAGAACTGACAGAACATAAGCAGAGTTTCCAATGTAAAAATGGAACTTTGTCCTCCACAACACCTCCATGGTGAAGATGCCCTACATGCTGCAGGGTCAGCTGACATGGAAATGCCATGAACTGTTCAACTGTCACAAAACATGGCTGTGCTTTATAACAACTGTGTCCTTGAAGATAAATAAGGATGCAGCCATAACACTCTTGATCTATCCTTTGGTGTCATGTCacttaaatgtaacattttgggTTCCACAGGCTGGTTTATGCCATTTTCATTAAGGTACATTTAAGctgcattacagttttttttttgtgtatatatgtgtgtgtgtgtgtgtgtgtgtgtgtgtgtgtgtgtgtatatatgtatatatgtatatatgatatatatatatata
It encodes:
- the atp5mc1 gene encoding ATP synthase F(0) complex subunit C1, mitochondrial produces the protein MYACAKFVTSPAVLRGGSRVLARPVSVSLFNRPEATVEQQALLPVSQSTVLTRSFQTSAVSRDIDTAAKFIGAGAATVGVAGSGAGIGTVFGSLIIGYARNPSLKQQLFSYAILGFALSEAMGLFCLMVAFLILFAM